One window from the genome of Longimicrobiales bacterium encodes:
- a CDS encoding glycosyltransferase yields MRILQVVTMRQWRGAEVFATQLSDALVARGHEVLVLGLLPAPSESITPVRAAAADLPMPANGKLNLRRVHALQAYTKQFQPHVVQANGSQTLKYSALSKLVSRQRVPLVYRNISVASEWIRGPAHRAWGRWLARSLDYVSSVSDECVRDFIVTYRVPAERQSVMHRGIHVPETVDRGGARMRLMRLAPIPADASVLAHVGNFSPEKNHSWLVDTFREISEARPGAHLVLMGDGAGRAGVAAQVAQLGLQHRVHLLGLQRDAAELVAAADVFVLPSLIEGLPGVVLEAGAQAVPSVAVDVGGTREAIEQGSTGLIVPPGDRNAFISAVNALLDDEPRRAAMGAAARRLVQERFSMARTAAAFEDLYARLVEAHEH; encoded by the coding sequence ATGCGCATCCTGCAGGTCGTGACCATGCGGCAATGGCGCGGCGCGGAGGTGTTCGCAACGCAGCTCTCGGACGCGCTGGTCGCGCGTGGACACGAAGTGCTGGTCCTGGGGCTGTTGCCTGCACCATCCGAGTCGATCACACCCGTGCGCGCCGCGGCCGCCGACCTGCCGATGCCGGCAAACGGAAAGCTGAACCTGCGGCGGGTGCACGCGCTCCAGGCGTACACGAAGCAGTTCCAGCCGCATGTCGTCCAGGCGAACGGCTCCCAGACGCTCAAGTACAGCGCGCTGAGCAAGCTGGTGTCGCGGCAGCGGGTCCCGCTCGTGTACCGGAACATCAGCGTTGCGAGCGAATGGATCCGCGGGCCGGCCCATCGCGCATGGGGTCGCTGGCTGGCTCGCTCGCTCGATTACGTCAGCTCGGTCAGCGACGAGTGCGTTCGGGATTTCATCGTGACGTACCGCGTGCCGGCCGAGCGCCAGTCCGTGATGCACCGCGGCATCCACGTGCCGGAGACCGTCGATCGTGGTGGCGCGCGCATGCGGCTGATGCGGCTCGCGCCGATTCCGGCCGACGCGTCGGTGCTCGCGCACGTGGGCAACTTCAGCCCGGAAAAGAATCACTCGTGGCTCGTGGACACCTTCCGGGAGATCAGCGAGGCGAGACCCGGTGCACACCTGGTGCTGATGGGCGACGGTGCAGGACGGGCCGGCGTCGCAGCGCAGGTGGCGCAGCTCGGACTGCAGCACCGCGTGCACCTGCTCGGGCTGCAGCGCGATGCAGCGGAGCTGGTTGCGGCGGCGGACGTGTTCGTGCTGCCCAGCCTGATCGAGGGGCTGCCCGGCGTTGTGCTCGAGGCAGGCGCGCAGGCCGTACCCTCCGTAGCGGTCGACGTCGGCGGCACGCGCGAAGCAATCGAACAGGGGAGCACGGGCCTGATCGTTCCGCCCGGTGATCGCAACGCCTTCATTTCGGCGGTGAACGCCCTGCTCGACGACGAGCCGCGGCGTGCCGCCATGGGAGCCGCGGCACGACGGCTGGTGCAGGAGCGCTTCAGCATGGCCCGCACGGCGGCGGCGTTCGAGGATCTCTACGCGCGACTCGTGGAGGCGCATGAGCACTGA